The Camelus dromedarius isolate mCamDro1 chromosome 25, mCamDro1.pat, whole genome shotgun sequence genome has a segment encoding these proteins:
- the TULP3 gene encoding tubby-related protein 3 isoform X2, producing MEASRCRPGPRGDRYGTFPSLRRLPCASFRLNPSSPKVNTALTSVTMDCFCLSLNLIAFEDETMKLRQLKLDNQRALLEKKQRKKRLEPLMVQPNPEARLRRSKPRGSEEHTPLVEPQAPHNGVVLHGIDGPAAFLRPDAQDLDSKPHVLSVGSSAAEEDPEGSVGEERTWGPASKPDLQEILQKHGISGSLNFDEEETDGEEEEGKKLRSHSPNSETERPSSASSQKPAADTGASGTAAQQTDSQLGEIESLEDFAYSPAPRGITVKCRITRDKKGVDRGLFPTYYMHLEKDENRKIFLLAGRKRKKSKTSNYLISTDPTDLSREGESYVGKLRSNLMGTKFTVYDHGVSPAKAQGLVEKAYTRQELAAVCYETNVLGFKGPRKMSVIVPGMTMNHERIPFQPRNDHESLLSKWQSKTMENLIELHNKSPVWNDDTQSYVLNFHGRVTQASVKNFQIVHESDPDYIVMQFGRVADDVFTLDYSYPLCALQAFAIGLSSFDSKLACE from the exons ATacggaacatttccatcactcagAAGGTTACCTTGTGCCAGTTTCCGGTTAAATCCCTCCTCTCCAAAAGTAAACACTGCTCTGACTTCTGTCACCATGGATTGCTTTTGCCTGTCCTTGAACTTAAT TGCCTTTGAGGATGAGACCATGAAGCTTCGGCAGCTGAAACTAGATAATCAG AGAGCGTTACTggagaagaagcagaggaagaagcGCCTGGAGCCGCTCATGGTCCAGCCAAACCCGGAAGCCCGGCTGCGCCGGTCAAAGCCGAGGGGCAGTGAGGAGCACACTCCCCTGGTGGAGCCGCAGGCCCCGCACAACGGCGTCGTCCTGCACG GCATCGACGGTCCCGCTGCCTTCCTGAGGCCAGATGCTCAAGACTTGGACAGCAAGCCTCATGTTCTGTCAGTGGGATCCTCTGCCGCGGAGGAGGACCCTGAGGGGAGCGTGGGTGAGGAGCGCACCTGGGGCCCTGCTTCCAAGCCCGACCTTCAGGAGATTCTCCAGAAACACG GCATCTCAGGTAGCTTGAACTTTGATGAAGAGGAGactgatggggaggaggaggaagggaagaaactgaggtctcATTCGccaaattcagagacagagagacccaGTTCTGCGTCCAGCCAGAAGCCAGCCGCG GACACAGGAGCTTCCGGAACTGCAGCCCAGCAAACTGATAGCCAGCTGGGAGAAATAGAGAGTTTAGAGGACTTTGCCTACAGTCCTGCCCCTCGAGGCATCACAGTGAAGTGTCGGATAACCAGGGACAAGAAAGGAGTGGATCGCGGTCTCTTCCCCACCTACTATATGCACTTGGAAAAGGACGAAAATCGAAAG atattTCTTCTTGCAGGTAGAAAGCGGAAAAAGAGCAAAACATCCAACTACCTGATCTCCACTGACCCAACAGATTTGTCTCGTGAGGGGGAGAGTTACGTCGGCAAACTCAG GTCCAACCTCATGGGGACCAAGTTTACAGTTTATGACCATGGTGTCAGCCCGGCCAAGGCCCAGGGCCTGGTGGAGAAGGCCTACACCCGGCAGGAGCTGGCCGCCGTGTGCTAT GAAACCAACGTCCTCGGGTTTAAAGGCCCTCGGAAGATGTCTGTGATCGTTCCCGGGATGACCATGAATCATGAACGGATCCCATTTCAGCCACGAAAT GACCATGAGAGCTTGCTTTCAAAGTGGCAAAGCAAGACCATGGAGAACTTGATTGAACTGCACAACAAGTCCCCAGTCTGGAATGACGACACCCAGTCCTACGTCCTGAACTTCCACGGCCGGGTCACACAGGCATCTGTGAAGAACTTCCAGATAGTCCACGAAAGTGACC CGGACTATATAGTCATGCAGTTCGGACGTGTGGCCGACGACGTGTTCACACTGGACTACAGCTACCCGCTGTGTGCCCTTCAGGCCTTTGCCATCGGGCTCTCCAGCTTCGACAGCAAGCTGGCGTGCGAGTGA
- the TULP3 gene encoding tubby-related protein 3 isoform X1 — protein MEASRCRPGPRGDRYGTFPSLRRLPCASFRLNPSSPKVNTALTSVTMDCFCLSLNLIAFEDETMKLRQLKLDNQRALLEKKQRKKRLEPLMVQPNPEARLRRSKPRGSEEHTPLVEPQAPHNGVVLHGVYSGVPLPAVAPLAQTQGAGGLSRGPKGSISIVTGIDGPAAFLRPDAQDLDSKPHVLSVGSSAAEEDPEGSVGEERTWGPASKPDLQEILQKHGISGSLNFDEEETDGEEEEGKKLRSHSPNSETERPSSASSQKPAADTGASGTAAQQTDSQLGEIESLEDFAYSPAPRGITVKCRITRDKKGVDRGLFPTYYMHLEKDENRKIFLLAGRKRKKSKTSNYLISTDPTDLSREGESYVGKLRSNLMGTKFTVYDHGVSPAKAQGLVEKAYTRQELAAVCYETNVLGFKGPRKMSVIVPGMTMNHERIPFQPRNDHESLLSKWQSKTMENLIELHNKSPVWNDDTQSYVLNFHGRVTQASVKNFQIVHESDPDYIVMQFGRVADDVFTLDYSYPLCALQAFAIGLSSFDSKLACE, from the exons ATacggaacatttccatcactcagAAGGTTACCTTGTGCCAGTTTCCGGTTAAATCCCTCCTCTCCAAAAGTAAACACTGCTCTGACTTCTGTCACCATGGATTGCTTTTGCCTGTCCTTGAACTTAAT TGCCTTTGAGGATGAGACCATGAAGCTTCGGCAGCTGAAACTAGATAATCAG AGAGCGTTACTggagaagaagcagaggaagaagcGCCTGGAGCCGCTCATGGTCCAGCCAAACCCGGAAGCCCGGCTGCGCCGGTCAAAGCCGAGGGGCAGTGAGGAGCACACTCCCCTGGTGGAGCCGCAGGCCCCGCACAACGGCGTCGTCCTGCACGGTGTGTATTCAGGCGTGCCTCTTCCTGCCGTGGCACCGCTCGCACAGACCCAGGGTGCAGGAGGACTCTCACGGGGACCGAAGGGGAGCATTAGCATCGTTACTG GCATCGACGGTCCCGCTGCCTTCCTGAGGCCAGATGCTCAAGACTTGGACAGCAAGCCTCATGTTCTGTCAGTGGGATCCTCTGCCGCGGAGGAGGACCCTGAGGGGAGCGTGGGTGAGGAGCGCACCTGGGGCCCTGCTTCCAAGCCCGACCTTCAGGAGATTCTCCAGAAACACG GCATCTCAGGTAGCTTGAACTTTGATGAAGAGGAGactgatggggaggaggaggaagggaagaaactgaggtctcATTCGccaaattcagagacagagagacccaGTTCTGCGTCCAGCCAGAAGCCAGCCGCG GACACAGGAGCTTCCGGAACTGCAGCCCAGCAAACTGATAGCCAGCTGGGAGAAATAGAGAGTTTAGAGGACTTTGCCTACAGTCCTGCCCCTCGAGGCATCACAGTGAAGTGTCGGATAACCAGGGACAAGAAAGGAGTGGATCGCGGTCTCTTCCCCACCTACTATATGCACTTGGAAAAGGACGAAAATCGAAAG atattTCTTCTTGCAGGTAGAAAGCGGAAAAAGAGCAAAACATCCAACTACCTGATCTCCACTGACCCAACAGATTTGTCTCGTGAGGGGGAGAGTTACGTCGGCAAACTCAG GTCCAACCTCATGGGGACCAAGTTTACAGTTTATGACCATGGTGTCAGCCCGGCCAAGGCCCAGGGCCTGGTGGAGAAGGCCTACACCCGGCAGGAGCTGGCCGCCGTGTGCTAT GAAACCAACGTCCTCGGGTTTAAAGGCCCTCGGAAGATGTCTGTGATCGTTCCCGGGATGACCATGAATCATGAACGGATCCCATTTCAGCCACGAAAT GACCATGAGAGCTTGCTTTCAAAGTGGCAAAGCAAGACCATGGAGAACTTGATTGAACTGCACAACAAGTCCCCAGTCTGGAATGACGACACCCAGTCCTACGTCCTGAACTTCCACGGCCGGGTCACACAGGCATCTGTGAAGAACTTCCAGATAGTCCACGAAAGTGACC CGGACTATATAGTCATGCAGTTCGGACGTGTGGCCGACGACGTGTTCACACTGGACTACAGCTACCCGCTGTGTGCCCTTCAGGCCTTTGCCATCGGGCTCTCCAGCTTCGACAGCAAGCTGGCGTGCGAGTGA
- the TULP3 gene encoding tubby-related protein 3 isoform X3, producing the protein MEASRCRPGPRGDSAFEDETMKLRQLKLDNQRALLEKKQRKKRLEPLMVQPNPEARLRRSKPRGSEEHTPLVEPQAPHNGVVLHGVYSGVPLPAVAPLAQTQGAGGLSRGPKGSISIVTGIDGPAAFLRPDAQDLDSKPHVLSVGSSAAEEDPEGSVGEERTWGPASKPDLQEILQKHGISGSLNFDEEETDGEEEEGKKLRSHSPNSETERPSSASSQKPAADTGASGTAAQQTDSQLGEIESLEDFAYSPAPRGITVKCRITRDKKGVDRGLFPTYYMHLEKDENRKIFLLAGRKRKKSKTSNYLISTDPTDLSREGESYVGKLRSNLMGTKFTVYDHGVSPAKAQGLVEKAYTRQELAAVCYETNVLGFKGPRKMSVIVPGMTMNHERIPFQPRNDHESLLSKWQSKTMENLIELHNKSPVWNDDTQSYVLNFHGRVTQASVKNFQIVHESDPDYIVMQFGRVADDVFTLDYSYPLCALQAFAIGLSSFDSKLACE; encoded by the exons TGCCTTTGAGGATGAGACCATGAAGCTTCGGCAGCTGAAACTAGATAATCAG AGAGCGTTACTggagaagaagcagaggaagaagcGCCTGGAGCCGCTCATGGTCCAGCCAAACCCGGAAGCCCGGCTGCGCCGGTCAAAGCCGAGGGGCAGTGAGGAGCACACTCCCCTGGTGGAGCCGCAGGCCCCGCACAACGGCGTCGTCCTGCACGGTGTGTATTCAGGCGTGCCTCTTCCTGCCGTGGCACCGCTCGCACAGACCCAGGGTGCAGGAGGACTCTCACGGGGACCGAAGGGGAGCATTAGCATCGTTACTG GCATCGACGGTCCCGCTGCCTTCCTGAGGCCAGATGCTCAAGACTTGGACAGCAAGCCTCATGTTCTGTCAGTGGGATCCTCTGCCGCGGAGGAGGACCCTGAGGGGAGCGTGGGTGAGGAGCGCACCTGGGGCCCTGCTTCCAAGCCCGACCTTCAGGAGATTCTCCAGAAACACG GCATCTCAGGTAGCTTGAACTTTGATGAAGAGGAGactgatggggaggaggaggaagggaagaaactgaggtctcATTCGccaaattcagagacagagagacccaGTTCTGCGTCCAGCCAGAAGCCAGCCGCG GACACAGGAGCTTCCGGAACTGCAGCCCAGCAAACTGATAGCCAGCTGGGAGAAATAGAGAGTTTAGAGGACTTTGCCTACAGTCCTGCCCCTCGAGGCATCACAGTGAAGTGTCGGATAACCAGGGACAAGAAAGGAGTGGATCGCGGTCTCTTCCCCACCTACTATATGCACTTGGAAAAGGACGAAAATCGAAAG atattTCTTCTTGCAGGTAGAAAGCGGAAAAAGAGCAAAACATCCAACTACCTGATCTCCACTGACCCAACAGATTTGTCTCGTGAGGGGGAGAGTTACGTCGGCAAACTCAG GTCCAACCTCATGGGGACCAAGTTTACAGTTTATGACCATGGTGTCAGCCCGGCCAAGGCCCAGGGCCTGGTGGAGAAGGCCTACACCCGGCAGGAGCTGGCCGCCGTGTGCTAT GAAACCAACGTCCTCGGGTTTAAAGGCCCTCGGAAGATGTCTGTGATCGTTCCCGGGATGACCATGAATCATGAACGGATCCCATTTCAGCCACGAAAT GACCATGAGAGCTTGCTTTCAAAGTGGCAAAGCAAGACCATGGAGAACTTGATTGAACTGCACAACAAGTCCCCAGTCTGGAATGACGACACCCAGTCCTACGTCCTGAACTTCCACGGCCGGGTCACACAGGCATCTGTGAAGAACTTCCAGATAGTCCACGAAAGTGACC CGGACTATATAGTCATGCAGTTCGGACGTGTGGCCGACGACGTGTTCACACTGGACTACAGCTACCCGCTGTGTGCCCTTCAGGCCTTTGCCATCGGGCTCTCCAGCTTCGACAGCAAGCTGGCGTGCGAGTGA
- the TULP3 gene encoding tubby-related protein 3 isoform X4, translated as MVQPNPEARLRRSKPRGSEEHTPLVEPQAPHNGVVLHGVYSGVPLPAVAPLAQTQGAGGLSRGPKGSISIVTGIDGPAAFLRPDAQDLDSKPHVLSVGSSAAEEDPEGSVGEERTWGPASKPDLQEILQKHGISGSLNFDEEETDGEEEEGKKLRSHSPNSETERPSSASSQKPAADTGASGTAAQQTDSQLGEIESLEDFAYSPAPRGITVKCRITRDKKGVDRGLFPTYYMHLEKDENRKIFLLAGRKRKKSKTSNYLISTDPTDLSREGESYVGKLRSNLMGTKFTVYDHGVSPAKAQGLVEKAYTRQELAAVCYETNVLGFKGPRKMSVIVPGMTMNHERIPFQPRNDHESLLSKWQSKTMENLIELHNKSPVWNDDTQSYVLNFHGRVTQASVKNFQIVHESDPDYIVMQFGRVADDVFTLDYSYPLCALQAFAIGLSSFDSKLACE; from the exons ATGGTCCAGCCAAACCCGGAAGCCCGGCTGCGCCGGTCAAAGCCGAGGGGCAGTGAGGAGCACACTCCCCTGGTGGAGCCGCAGGCCCCGCACAACGGCGTCGTCCTGCACGGTGTGTATTCAGGCGTGCCTCTTCCTGCCGTGGCACCGCTCGCACAGACCCAGGGTGCAGGAGGACTCTCACGGGGACCGAAGGGGAGCATTAGCATCGTTACTG GCATCGACGGTCCCGCTGCCTTCCTGAGGCCAGATGCTCAAGACTTGGACAGCAAGCCTCATGTTCTGTCAGTGGGATCCTCTGCCGCGGAGGAGGACCCTGAGGGGAGCGTGGGTGAGGAGCGCACCTGGGGCCCTGCTTCCAAGCCCGACCTTCAGGAGATTCTCCAGAAACACG GCATCTCAGGTAGCTTGAACTTTGATGAAGAGGAGactgatggggaggaggaggaagggaagaaactgaggtctcATTCGccaaattcagagacagagagacccaGTTCTGCGTCCAGCCAGAAGCCAGCCGCG GACACAGGAGCTTCCGGAACTGCAGCCCAGCAAACTGATAGCCAGCTGGGAGAAATAGAGAGTTTAGAGGACTTTGCCTACAGTCCTGCCCCTCGAGGCATCACAGTGAAGTGTCGGATAACCAGGGACAAGAAAGGAGTGGATCGCGGTCTCTTCCCCACCTACTATATGCACTTGGAAAAGGACGAAAATCGAAAG atattTCTTCTTGCAGGTAGAAAGCGGAAAAAGAGCAAAACATCCAACTACCTGATCTCCACTGACCCAACAGATTTGTCTCGTGAGGGGGAGAGTTACGTCGGCAAACTCAG GTCCAACCTCATGGGGACCAAGTTTACAGTTTATGACCATGGTGTCAGCCCGGCCAAGGCCCAGGGCCTGGTGGAGAAGGCCTACACCCGGCAGGAGCTGGCCGCCGTGTGCTAT GAAACCAACGTCCTCGGGTTTAAAGGCCCTCGGAAGATGTCTGTGATCGTTCCCGGGATGACCATGAATCATGAACGGATCCCATTTCAGCCACGAAAT GACCATGAGAGCTTGCTTTCAAAGTGGCAAAGCAAGACCATGGAGAACTTGATTGAACTGCACAACAAGTCCCCAGTCTGGAATGACGACACCCAGTCCTACGTCCTGAACTTCCACGGCCGGGTCACACAGGCATCTGTGAAGAACTTCCAGATAGTCCACGAAAGTGACC CGGACTATATAGTCATGCAGTTCGGACGTGTGGCCGACGACGTGTTCACACTGGACTACAGCTACCCGCTGTGTGCCCTTCAGGCCTTTGCCATCGGGCTCTCCAGCTTCGACAGCAAGCTGGCGTGCGAGTGA